The following nucleotide sequence is from Deinococcus radiotolerans.
CAGGATGCCGTACGCGGGGTACAGCGCGCCCGCCGCGAACGGGATGGCCAGCAGGTTGTAGATCGCCGCCCAGAAGAGGTTCTGCTTGATCTTGCCGCGCACCTGCCGCGCCAGGCTGATGCTGCCGGCCACGTCGGCGGGGTTGCTGCGGACCAGCACGACGTCCGCCGTTTCGACGGCGACGTCCGTCCCGGCACCGATGGCGACGCCGACGTCCGCCTGCGCGAGCGCCGGGGCATCGTTCACGCCGTCCCCGACCATGGCAACCGTCCGGCCCTGCGCCTGCAGCTCGGTCACCTTCGCTGCCTTCTCTCCGGGCAGGACTTCGGCCAGTACCGTGTCCATCCCCAGCTGGCGAGCCACGGCCTCGGCGGTGTGGCGGTTGTCGCCGGTCAGCATCACCGTTTTCACGTTCAGGGCGTGCAGGGCGGAGACCGCCTGACGCGCCGAGGCCCGGATGGTGTCCGCCACCGCCACCACGCCCAGCGCCTGCCCGTCCGCCGCGACGTACATGGCCGTCTTCCCGTCCGCCGCGAGGCGGTCCACGTCACCGGACAAGCTCCCCAGCGCGATTCCTTCTCGGTCCATCAGCTTGCGGTTGCCGATCAGGACCTGCCGCCCGCCAACCGTGGCCTGCACGCCGTGCCCGGGAATGCTCTCGAAGGTCTCCGGGCGCGTGACGGTCACGCCGCGTGACTCGGCCCCTTTGACAATGGCTTCGGCCAGTGGGTGCTGGGACGGCTGATCCGCGGACGCCGCGAGGCGCAGCAGGTCGGTCTCGCTCGCGCCAGCGGCAGGGATGACGTCCGTCAGGGCCGGCTTCCCTTCAGTTAAGGTGCCGGTCTTGTCGAACACGACCGTGTCGACGCCCGCCGTGGCTTCCAGCGCCGTGGCGTTCTTGAACAGCACGCCCTCACGCGCGCCCCGGCCGACCCCGACCGTGATGGCCGTCGGCGTGGCCAGCGCGAGCGCGTCCGGGCAGGCGATCACGATGGCGGACACCGCGGCCGTCAACGCGAACACCACGCCCTGCCCGCCCAGGAAGGACCAGGCCAGGAAGGCCAGCAGGCCACTGCCCAGCGCCACGAACACCAGGTACTTCCCCGCCTGATCGGCCAGCCGCTGCGCGGGGGCCTTGCTGGCCTGCGCGTTCTGCACCATCTGCACGATGCGCGACAGGGCGGTGTCGGCCCCGACCGCGGTCGCGCGGAACTGGAAGGCCCCGTTCTGGTTCACGGTGCCGCCCGTCACTTTGGCACCAGTGGTCTTGGCCACCGGAATGGGTTCCCCCGTGATCATGCTTTCGTCCACGTAGCTGCTGCCGTCTGTGACCTCACCGTCCACCGGAACGCGGTCGCCGGGCCGCACGGCCAGCAGGTCACCGACGCCCACCTGCTCAAGGGGTACTTCAACTTCCTGGCCATGTCGCACCACGCGGGCGGTGCTGGGGGCCAGTTTCAGCAGCGCCTCCACGGCCCGCCCGGTGGCGAACCGCGAGCGCATCTCCAGCCAGTGCCCGAGCAGCGACAGGGTGGTCAGCATCGCGGCCGCTTCGAAGAAGACTTCAGTGCCGCCCAGCGCGAACGTCGCGTACACGCTGAAAGTCCAGCTCACCAGGATACCCGTGGCGATCAGGGTCATCATGTTCGCCTCGCCGCGCCTGAGGGCGCGCCAGGCGGCGGAGATGAACGGCCAGCCGCCCCACCAGACCACCGGGGTGGACAGAAGCAGCCCGAACCACGCCATGGACAGCCCGAACGGGGGCATGGCCGTGAAGCCGAAGGTCTCACCGATCGGGGAGTACAGCACCACCGGCAGCGTCAGCACGAGGCTGATCACGAAGCGGCGCAGCATGTCGCCCACCATGTGCTCCCCGTGCCCGGCGTGCTCGTCATGTTCCGCGTGCGCGGCGTGAGGGTGCTCGTGCGGGCCCGTGGGGGGGCCTTGGGTCTCCAGCGTGGCGCCGTGCGCGTGGTGTTCGTGCCCCACGCTGGGTTGCCCGGGTTGCGCGGCCGACGGATCGGCGTCCTGGCAGGCGCAGTCGTAGCCGGCCGCGTGCAGGTGACGCTGAAGGTCCGCGCCTGTCACGCGGCGCGGGTCGTAGCCGATGTGCGCGGCGGCGCGGGTGCGGTCCACGTGCACGGACGTGACGCCGGGCAGCTGGCGGAGGTGGCGTTCCAGGTCGGCGAGGTCCGAACCGCCGTGGCAGTTGCGGACGTTCACCTCCAGAACGGCGGGTGCGGTGGTGTGCGGGTGGGTGTGCGCGTGGTGGTCAGGCGTCGTCATACCGGTCTCCTGTGAAGGTCGCCGTGGGGGCCGGCCTGGGCCCGGGCGGGCCGCCGGGATCGCTGCGGGGCGCTCAGCGGGCGGTGAGGACGTCCATCAGCTCGTCTACCAAGTCCGCGGCGTCCCCGCGGGCGGCGGCGGTGGTGACGTGCGCCTGCAGGTGGCCGCGCAGGACGACGTTGGCCACGCCGTTCAGGGCGCCCTGGACGGCTTTGAGCTGCTGGAGGATGTCCAGGCAGTACACGTCCGGGTCTTCGAGGGCGCGGCGGATGCTGTCGAGGTGGCCGCGAGCGATGGCGAGGCGGCGCGCGGCCTGCTTGCGGCTGTCCTCGGGCATGCACAGGTGCAGCGGGTCCGTGTGGCGGTGCCCGTCGTGGGCGGTGACTTCGGCGGGTTGCGTGGGGGTCACTTCGGGTGGGCGACCTGGGCGCCGTAGCCTTCGTCGAGCACGGCGGCGATGAGGGCGTCAGGCTGGGCGGTGCCGTGCACGGTGGCGGTGCCGGTGCTGAGGTTCACGTGGGCGTCGGTGACGCCGGGGACGGCGCGCAGGGTGTTGGTGACGCTGGTCTGGCAGTGGCCGCAGGTCATGCCGGTGATGGTCAGTTCCGTCTGGGTCATGGGTGGTCCTCCGAACTGCACGGTATACCCTCCCCCCAGGGGTGTCAAGACGAGGCAGCGCGTGGCGGCGTGCCATAAGGCACTATGGGTGGGGCTATTGCAGACCCTCCCCGGCTGGATGTATGCTGGGATCATCAGTAACCCCCCCCCAGGGGGTAAGGAGCGAAGATGACGCAAACCATCGAACTGGGCGTGCAGGGCATGACCTGCGCCAGCTGCGTGGGCCGGGTCGAACGCGGCCTGAAGAAAGTGGATGGCGTGGAAGACGCCACCGTCAACCTGGCCACCGAACGCGCCACCGTCACGTACGATCCGGCCGTCACCACACCCCAGGCGCTGCTCGACAAGGTCAAGGCTGTCGGCTACGAGCCGGTCCTGAGCCACATTGACCTGGGCGTGCAGGGCATGACCTGCGCCAACTGCGTCGGCCGCGTCGAACGCGCCTTGAAGAAAGTGGATGGGGTGATCGGCGCCACCGTCAACCTCGCCACCGAGCGCGCCAGCATCGAGTACCTGCCGGCCAGCGTCAGCCCGGGGCAACTCAAGGCGGCCATCCGCCAGGCGGGGTACGAGGTCCTCGAAGCGCAGGCCGGCGTGAGCCGTGAGGATCAGGAGCGTGAGGCGCGCGCCCAGGAAGTCGCGCACCTGCGCCGTCAGGTACTGTTCAGTGCGGTCTTCG
It contains:
- a CDS encoding heavy metal translocating P-type ATPase, which translates into the protein MTTPDHHAHTHPHTTAPAVLEVNVRNCHGGSDLADLERHLRQLPGVTSVHVDRTRAAAHIGYDPRRVTGADLQRHLHAAGYDCACQDADPSAAQPGQPSVGHEHHAHGATLETQGPPTGPHEHPHAAHAEHDEHAGHGEHMVGDMLRRFVISLVLTLPVVLYSPIGETFGFTAMPPFGLSMAWFGLLLSTPVVWWGGWPFISAAWRALRRGEANMMTLIATGILVSWTFSVYATFALGGTEVFFEAAAMLTTLSLLGHWLEMRSRFATGRAVEALLKLAPSTARVVRHGQEVEVPLEQVGVGDLLAVRPGDRVPVDGEVTDGSSYVDESMITGEPIPVAKTTGAKVTGGTVNQNGAFQFRATAVGADTALSRIVQMVQNAQASKAPAQRLADQAGKYLVFVALGSGLLAFLAWSFLGGQGVVFALTAAVSAIVIACPDALALATPTAITVGVGRGAREGVLFKNATALEATAGVDTVVFDKTGTLTEGKPALTDVIPAAGASETDLLRLAASADQPSQHPLAEAIVKGAESRGVTVTRPETFESIPGHGVQATVGGRQVLIGNRKLMDREGIALGSLSGDVDRLAADGKTAMYVAADGQALGVVAVADTIRASARQAVSALHALNVKTVMLTGDNRHTAEAVARQLGMDTVLAEVLPGEKAAKVTELQAQGRTVAMVGDGVNDAPALAQADVGVAIGAGTDVAVETADVVLVRSNPADVAGSISLARQVRGKIKQNLFWAAIYNLLAIPFAAGALYPAYGILLRPEWAALLMSASTVIVTVNALTLNRVRLTSAPAA
- a CDS encoding CopZ family metallochaperone, translated to MTQTELTITGMTCGHCQTSVTNTLRAVPGVTDAHVNLSTGTATVHGTAQPDALIAAVLDEGYGAQVAHPK
- a CDS encoding metal-sensitive transcriptional regulator, with translation MPEDSRKQAARRLAIARGHLDSIRRALEDPDVYCLDILQQLKAVQGALNGVANVVLRGHLQAHVTTAAARGDAADLVDELMDVLTAR